In the genome of Oncorhynchus nerka isolate Pitt River linkage group LG4, Oner_Uvic_2.0, whole genome shotgun sequence, the window ggcccttcttgccttgtctctcagctcattcacagctttgttgaAGTTACCTGtagtgctgatgtttaggccatgGTATAGTTTTTTGTGCGCTCTAggacaacggtgtctagatggaatatTTATTTGTCGTCCTGGTGAcaggaccttttttggaacaccattatttttggtcttactgagattttctGTCTGgctgaatctgtgcagaagatctaggtgctgctgtaggccctccttggttggtgacagaagcaccagatcatcagcaaacagtagacattttacttcagattctagtaaggtgaggccaggtgctgcagactgttctagtgcccttgccaattcgttgatatatatgttgaagaggatggggcttaagctgcatccctgtctcacccgaAAGCCCATTGGAAAGAAatgcgtttaaaaaaaaattttacgcacacttgttgtttgtgtacatggattttataacgtCATATGTTTTTCCatcaacaccactttccatcaatttgtatagcagaccctcatgccaaattgagtcaaatccttttttgaaatcaacaaagaatgagtttgtttgtttgtcaattagtgagggtgaatacgtggtctgtcgtatggtaatttggtaaaaagccaatttgacatttgctcagtacattgttttcattgaggaaatatttctctctccctctctctcgctctctctgaggACAACCTCAGAGTTCCATGagtgatttttgttgttgtttacatttaACTATAAACAACGTGAGCAGgtctggggcctgttgcacaaaactaggataagggattaagccaggatatcttggtgatcctggctcaattgatccgtaatccggttgcactaaagatggataaggggcaggaggatatgttatggtataaattaccatggagatttattctgtggagctagcctgctccagaccaggctaaattccaggatctatttaatctcatccctaatgtcagtcagcagtcaccacaaatggaaaccaatagttatttcactgctcactatacattgttatcacataactagacccactgttattatttaaacgtttgtgatcattaatttcaatgattttggataaaaaattatttttagatgatgttgctatcattagataatttacagtttcccatagactataaggctatatataaaatgatagaatattagggccacagaggggaaaaaaacaagtcataatattgtaaccagttgttttaaaggaggacagttgttaaaatgacagatgtggggcatttcgtgaaattgtacttcagtatggtttcataaacaaagacatgctgatgtgccagaatattaagtatcacattgtcataagtatcaaaactgtaaaaacaatatgtagcttttctgcagaaagaaccagcctcataaatgtatgactttatcttcagtgtggccctagtactctgtcatataaacaaatacacattccatatgaatataaaaacacaatgtgtaacattatgttcctttattgaataaggacaaaacaaagcaggtaaaccatcagctcctttcgaaactgaagtcacagtgactctacaagatggaaagcacagaatccaagcatattatacaaaatgatacatacacattcaaaggtctgtatataacacaccctgcatgtctgcacactaaaataaatgcaggacaaatccatacacatcaactgaacagacaaatgaatggatgcagtagcctcctgcagccttgtattacacacagtataccgcacaaacatcataagaggccaaattcgtcaaaaacgaacccaaaaaaaccaaattcctctgccaccgcaggacatatttaaccaaaattgaaagcacacatactaactaaaataattcaacacatattggtccctcagcagccgaccactgtcgtcatcagggaagattgccggattgtcccagtccatggctggtggcactctgggggccctctccttcctcaggcaggccacattgtggaggacagcacaagccacagtaatatcacatgccctaacagggctgacccttaatttgtgaaggcagtgaaagcgtgccttcaggaggccaaaggtcatttcaactctggccctggtcctggcatgggcatggttgtaggcctgctgtgcttcctgggggtctgtgaaaggtgtcaggagaaaaggctggcagccataccccctgtctcccagcaacacaccagagaattcacctgtcaacacaaaatctcatcattactacctcataaacacagtgatattcttgacacagccatgatggttataaataggggttgtgtggcttaccttgtgataggcactgatagatttcagaggcccgaaagattctggagtcatggactgagccaggccattttgccacaacattgctgatcacacagtcagcattgcagaccatctgaaatcataagatgaggaatattacaccaatcaatgcacatcactggcaatgcagagtgttcgtcaatggacaatatcaaaagttatgttcacctgaacattaatgctgtgaaaggatttcctattcacaaaatcggcctcatgggcacctgagggggcttttatccttatgtgtgtgcagtccactgcaccaatgacattggggaaacctgtcacacaaagtaatgagtatcctactatgtgttaacagttgtcctgtaatttgtagatcctcttacctgcaatcctatagaactcctctttgatgtcacagagtcttctgtggccaggaaggagatgaagacatctgctaatgctttgatagccagacacacactccttattgtgcggcaaattgtggccttgttcagctgttctgcatcccccactgagtacaggaaggctccactagcaaaaagcgcaaggccacacaaaccatttgctccacactcagtgcatggctccgtgcagtgcggtgcttaatcctgggacccagtagtctgcatagatacctgatgccatctgcagaaaacctgtatctttcatatagatggtcatcagggaaggccagtgggtccaaccggtccctgaagaccctttctcgcctgaaggctctcctcagcacaagtgcttcttcatccaccacatctcgcatgaatgggcatgccattgtcagagcagaaaggaacacacaattttgggccttcatataggctagtggccacacctggtgctgggggggtgggcaaaagagggcgatgccttataacgatgacttggttgtactgattgctgggaaaataaaaaaaaacttagaaatatgccaccgtcctgtgtgctcacaataagagctcatatctCATGGCTCACTtaactttacgagaatatacctaatttttattttgagctgtgtcatcttcttggagctgggggaggaaagaaaaataatgattaatacatttgtgttacagttagcatacagtgtacattgaaggcatatctcacctccctctcaagtttttttatttcaaggtccagtttcctaattgtcctcttttttatttcggactccagtgcaagattttccatctttttcttcttgtactgaatgtctatgtctgccagttctatttggcgccggaggtggttgccatacaactttctgatagcttgtgagctctgtgaacacaatacaattagcgcagctggaatttggcaggatgtggtgtcctttattaatacgcactatgttgccaggctggttttcccactgtatagcatctgggtcctgtaaaagaaatgagatttttgattttgatgaggactcctcaccattgtagagtaaatagtactttcacagtcttaacatgatacctcatgccttctggaatccagagagatggtctcctcctcatcatcgtctccatcatgtgctgttgctgctgcactggggccttcaccctatcacatttaatcggattcatattgaagctagtagacaagacatgccaggcctacagtatgcctttgatggagtactcactggatcagcatcgtctggtgcttgtgctggtggctctaacaggaacacagtgctgccaggcactgcaaggcaataggtaaaccaaagtcagacagtccaaattgattcaatatgaatgtggttgtatcccatgtagagatggaaggacataccttgaatgaagcgggtggcatcttgggaggaacctatgctcgtctctttccccccagggatcccctcttaagacgggcctgcctttatttagctccaaggccatgtcctctgctggggtaaggtcagcctttggtgacccaccacccgtgccttgtctgtgggtattctttttcactgctaaaacagtacagaccattctgcagaatgttcttgtatttgattttgacctgctgccatgtccgttttggcccgttcatgtttaatctacacacacacacacacacatttaatggagtcacactgcaaaaaattacttggtatttttgtcttgttttcagtaaaaatatcaaaaaatttttgcagtgtgactccattaaatgtgtgtgtgtgtgtgtgtgtgtgtgtgtgtagattaaacatgaacgggccaaaacggacatggcagcaggtcaaaatcaaatacaagaacattctgcagaatggtatggtccctgactaatatttaacaaagcacaagcatatattgtacccagaaggtgcctgctcacacattgtctgtactgttttagcagtgaaaaagaatacccacagacaaggcacgggtggtgggtcaccaaaggctgaccttaccccagcagaggacatggccttggagctaaataaaggcaggcccgtcttagaggggatccctggggggaaagagacgagcataggttcctcccaagatgccacccgcttcattcaaggtatgtccttccatctctacatgggatacaaccacattcatattgaatcaatttggactgtctgactttggtttacctattgccttgcagtgcctggcagcactgtgttcctgttagagccaccagcacaagcaccagacgatgctgatccagtgagtactccatcaaaggcttactgtaggcctggcatgtcttgtctactagcttcaatatgaatccgattaaatgtgatagggtgaaggccccagtgcagcagcaacagcacatgatggagacgatgatgaggaggagaccatctctctggattccagaaggcatgaggtatcatgttaagactgtgaaagtactatttactctacaatggtgaggagtcctcatcaaaatcaaaaaatctaatttcttttacaggtgctatacagtgggaaaaccagcctggcaacatagtgcgtattaataaaaggacaccacatcctgccaaattccagctgcgctaattgtattgtgttcacagagctcacaagctatcagaaagttgtatggcaaccacctccggcgccaaatagaactggcagacatagacattcagtacaagaagaaaaagatggaaaatcttgcactggagtccgaaataaaaaagaggacaattaggaaactggaccttgaaataaaaacttgagagggaggtgagatatgccttcaatgtacactgtatgctaactgtaacacaaatgtattaatcattatttttctttcctccccagctccaagaagatgacacagctcaaaataaaaattaggtatattctcgtaaagtcaagtgagccatgacatatgagctcttattgtgagcacacaggacggtggcatctttctaaggttttttttattttcccagcaatcagtacaaccaagtcatcgttataaggcatcgccctctttgcccaccccccagcaccaggtgtggccactagcctatatgaaggcccaaaattgtgtgttcctttctgctctgacaatggcatgcccattcgtgcgagatgtggtggatgaagaagcacttgtgctgaggagagccttcaggcgagaaagggtcttcagggaccggttggacccactggccttccctgatgaccatctatatgaaagatacaggttttctgcagatggcatcaggtatctatgcagactactgggtcccaggattaagcaccgcactgcacggagccatgcactgagtgtggagcaaatggtttgtgtggccttgcgcttttttgctagtggagccttcctgtactcagtgggggatgcagaacagctgaacaaggccacaatttgccgcacaataaggagtgtgtgtctggctatcaaagcattagcagatgtcttcatctccttccctggccacagaagactctgtgacatcaaagaggagttctataggattgcaggtaagaggatctacaaattacaggacaactgttaacacatagtaggatactcattactttgtgtgacaggtttccccaatgtcattggtgcagtggactgcacacacataaggataaaagcccctcaggtgcccatgaggccgattttgtgaataggaaatcctttcacagcattaatgttcaggtgaacataacttttgatattgtccattgacgaacactctgcattgccagtgatgtgcattgattggtgtaatattcctcatcttatgatttcagatggtctgcaatgctgactgtgtgatcagcaatgttgtggcaaaatggcctggctcagtccatgactccagaatctttcgggcctctgaaatctatcagtgcctatcacaaggtaagccacacaacccctatttataaccatcatggctgtgtcaagaatatcactgtgtttatgaggtagtaatgatgagattttgtgttgacaggtgaattctctggtgtgttgctgggagacagggggtatggctgccagccttttctcctgacacctttcacagacccccaggaagcacagcaggcctacaaccatgcccatgccaggaccagggccagagttgaaatgacctttggcctcctgaaggcacgctttcactgccttcacaaattaagggtcagccctgttagggcatgtgatattactgtggcttgtgctgtcctccacaatgtggcctgcctgaggaaggagagggccccagagtgccaccagccatggactgggacaatccggcaatcttccctgatgacgacagtggtcggctgctgagggaccaatatgtgttgaattattttagttagtatgtgtgctttcaattttggttaaatatgtcctgcggtggcagaggaatttggtttttttgggttcgttttttgacgaatttggcctcttatgatgtttgtgcggtatactgtgtgtaatacaaggctgcagggaggctactgcatccattcatttgtctgttcagttgatgtgtatggatttgtcctgcatttattttagtgtgcagacatgcagggtgtgttatatacagacctttgaatgtgtatgtatcattttgtataatatgcttggattctgtgctttccatcttgtagagtcactgtgacttcagtttcgaaaggagctgatggtttacctgctttgttttgtccttattcaataaaggaacataatgttacacattgtgtttttatattcatatggaatgtgtatttgtttatatgacagagtactagggccacactgaagaaaaaggataaagccataaatttatgaggctggttctttctgcagaaaagctacatattgtttttacagttttgatacttatgacaatgtgatacttaatattctggcacatcagcatgtctttgtttatgaaaccatactgaagtacaatttcacgaaatgccccacatctgtcattttaacaactgtcctcctttaaaacaactggttacaatattatgacttgtgtttttttcccctctgtggccctaatattctatcattttatatatagccttatagtctatgggaaactgtaaattatctaatgatagcaacatcatctaaaaatcattttttatccaaaatcattgaaattaatgatcacaaacgtttaaataacagtgggtctagttatatgtgataacaatgtatagtgagcagtgaaataactattggtttccatttgtggtgactgctgactgacattagggatgagattaaatagatcctggaatttagcctggtctggagcaggctagctccacagaataaatctccatggtaatttataccataacatatcctcctgccccctatccatctttagtgcaaccggattacggatcaattgagccaggatcaccaagatatcctggcttaatcccttatcctagttttgtgcaacaggcccctgatTGTCAACAATAGCGAAGCAGGTATTGTGACGTAGAACAATCTGAGAATAGATTTTTCGTAAGGTGAGTTGGTGACACAGTACCTCAATAGAACTATtaggagctggcagggtgaaaaacaccctaaaataaggcctgttttttcgTGATCACTTCAAAACTCGACAGAGAGCAACTAGGAAATATGGTcatattatgaaactgggctccacgGTGGATGCAATGAACTGTCTTTTATCAGAAAAAAGCATTGTTAAAAAATGTAATGTGTCCAGCCTTCTACTAGTGATGTCCCTAACATTTCATGTTCTGTTTTAGTGGACTCTCTGCCACAGAGGCAGCAACAGAAGTTGCAACAGAGGCTGAAATGGAAATGGCCGGAATTGCACAGT includes:
- the LOC135571446 gene encoding putative nuclease HARBI1, translated to MVCNADCVISNVVAKWPGSVHDSRIFRASEIYQCLSQGEFSGVLLGDRGYGCQPFLLTPFTDPQEAQQAYNHAHARTRARVEMTFGLLKARFHCLHKLRVSPVRACDITVACAVLHNVACLRKERAPRVPPAMDWDNPAIFPDDDSGRLLRDQYVLNYFS
- the LOC135571445 gene encoding putative nuclease HARBI1, translating into MSSSPSLATEDSVTSKRSSIGLQMVCNADCVISNVVAKWPGSVHDSRIFRASEIYQCLSQGEFSGVLLGDRGYGCQPFLLTPFTDPQEAQQAYNHAHARTRARVEMTFGLLKARFHCLHKLRVSPVRACDITVACAVLHNVACLRKERAPECHQPWTGTIRQSSLMTTVVGC